A portion of the Francisella uliginis genome contains these proteins:
- a CDS encoding lytic polysaccharide monooxygenase: protein MKLKKITILTGLALLATSQAYSHAYVQTPKGRPLLCNERVNQGCGNISLYEPQSFEVADGSFENGSMGDQVGGAGLSASLSEQTSSRWAKTVVKSGPTTFRWHFTAQHWTVSPASFRFWITKPDWNPNMPLSRSDFEAQPLNCYNPIPNFANSMPGDSNSKFTVTCDLPDRSGYQVIAAEWNVGDTAASFLNVIDVDFTSDHPVGTVILPSGDTDNGGGTDNGGGTDNGGGTDNGGGTDNGGSTDNGGSTDNGGSADGLQEYDPNSSYPDPGTEVIYEGKVYANKWWVNPGQTPGATQWGPWEYIRDHEQTNPSDKFPVEMNTFTINEENVREGDRVILQVSKDGVMKEYDLVTVPRGMTRNQLIKQMTDKINQISSQELNGSIIAGVKNNNGEVVPNDELVSIYQVSAKPYSDTSFQYYQGNNHLKNELHLMDFKDQYDLNLNGAVNITAKIMSHASDKTNVFVTLQDSNGKAVYDKRDIQLSPMETYSLSLTVNNLQLGEYDLIVGSVLQGAPTWQKDMKIKLVDPNQDGDEATGNWVSNKVYTKGDRVEVNGVIYEAQWWTKGKNPTQSGKWGVWRVVDGQVNDQNQGGEAWESSKAYTGGQTVTYQGQEYKAKWWTRGDIPSKGSPWEKV, encoded by the coding sequence ATGAAACTGAAGAAAATAACGATCTTAACAGGGTTAGCTTTGTTAGCTACTTCACAGGCATATTCACATGCTTATGTTCAAACACCAAAAGGGCGTCCTCTTTTATGCAATGAGAGGGTAAACCAAGGATGTGGAAATATATCTCTTTATGAACCTCAGTCATTTGAGGTTGCCGATGGTAGTTTTGAAAATGGTTCTATGGGGGATCAAGTTGGTGGTGCAGGTCTTAGTGCATCACTATCTGAGCAGACATCAAGTAGATGGGCTAAAACAGTTGTTAAATCAGGCCCTACAACTTTTAGATGGCATTTCACAGCACAGCATTGGACAGTGTCACCAGCATCATTTAGATTTTGGATAACAAAACCTGACTGGAATCCAAATATGCCATTAAGCAGAAGTGATTTTGAGGCACAGCCGCTTAACTGCTACAATCCGATACCTAACTTTGCAAATAGCATGCCAGGTGACTCAAATAGTAAGTTTACAGTTACATGTGATTTACCTGATAGATCAGGATATCAAGTTATTGCTGCAGAGTGGAATGTTGGTGATACTGCAGCTAGTTTTCTTAATGTTATAGATGTTGATTTTACAAGCGATCATCCAGTTGGAACAGTCATATTGCCAAGTGGTGATACTGACAACGGAGGCGGTACTGACAACGGAGGCGGTACTGACAACGGAGGTGGTACTGACAACGGAGGTGGTACTGATAACGGAGGTAGTACTGATAACGGAGGTAGTACTGATAACGGAGGTAGCGCTGATGGGCTTCAAGAGTATGATCCAAATAGCAGCTATCCAGATCCTGGTACAGAAGTTATTTATGAAGGTAAAGTTTATGCAAATAAATGGTGGGTAAATCCTGGACAAACTCCAGGAGCCACTCAATGGGGGCCATGGGAATATATTAGAGATCATGAACAAACAAATCCATCAGATAAATTCCCTGTTGAAATGAACACTTTCACAATTAACGAAGAAAATGTTCGCGAGGGAGATAGAGTAATTTTACAAGTCTCTAAAGATGGAGTGATGAAAGAGTATGATCTTGTAACAGTTCCTAGAGGCATGACTAGAAATCAGTTAATTAAACAAATGACTGATAAAATTAATCAAATCAGCTCTCAAGAACTTAATGGTAGCATTATTGCTGGAGTCAAAAACAATAATGGTGAGGTTGTACCAAATGATGAGCTGGTAAGCATTTATCAAGTTTCGGCTAAGCCATATAGTGATACGAGTTTCCAATATTATCAAGGAAATAATCATCTTAAAAATGAACTTCATTTAATGGACTTTAAAGATCAATATGATTTAAATTTAAATGGTGCTGTTAATATAACTGCTAAGATTATGTCTCATGCTTCTGATAAAACAAATGTTTTCGTAACATTGCAAGATAGTAATGGTAAAGCAGTCTATGATAAGAGAGATATACAATTATCTCCTATGGAAACTTATAGCTTATCGTTAACAGTAAACAACTTACAGCTTGGTGAATATGATCTTATAGTTGGTAGTGTTCTTCAAGGGGCACCAACTTGGCAAAAAGATATGAAAATTAAGCTTGTTGATCCAAACCAAGATGGAGATGAAGCTACAGGAAACTGGGTCTCTAATAAGGTTTACACTAAAGGTGATAGAGTGGAAGTTAATGGAGTAATATACGAAGCTCAGTGGTGGACTAAAGGGAAAAATCCTACACAATCAGGAAAATGGGGTGTATGGAGAGTAGTTGATGGCCAAGTAAATGATCAAAACCAAGGTGGAGAAGCTTGGGAAAGTAGTAAAGCCTATACAGGTGGTCAAACAGTAACTTACCAAGGGCAGGAATATAAAGCTAAGTGGTGGACACGAGGTGATATTCCATCAAAAGGCTCTCCTTGGGAAAAAGTATAA